One window from the genome of Pieris rapae chromosome 8, ilPieRapa1.1, whole genome shotgun sequence encodes:
- the LOC111001543 gene encoding uncharacterized protein LOC111001543 has translation MICACIFALLFGTVIGNPAKIDSKRDHCNKTVEIYEDVSSPPVTPENFGRPLTCTYRFRAFRGSPKDWILRIRFKKFKVGTLINGTTCHKGYMQIVDGNAKTDVSNRKEPGLFCGEIEQPQTFISETNFVKIVFHADNFTDQTYFSFDSRAEQQFEVYLRYGQHPELYPNRRGEVVAGSYCERVFRDCRLQTCYVQSAAYPGVYPRNLHCRYHLNTRLPYIKLYIENEEFNIDGQRCENIMTCPMRPITSGSENCPYDYIRIYDGKDESASVIGTFCGMGKFPYSIIGTSQDLFVEFVSSPAGPLLNTGFHFNVGNWPGHVEAPGSKIGNCDWLLTAESLKRSGDTEGIFLSVAHWYPPHTSCTYLMQGFPGQVVRLYFPSFRINRIESPIVPWTGDCGESLTLYDAARPDDAKIIKTFCDTFSRPMEKHDFVSTGNAMFVRFESKTGSYSGSSLYYWAHYDFFNNTRFGEPVSGTACDEVIASWKQRAGRLRSPLNTLVYKQAPPGEDVHCLYRFVTDKRIYARVIVTILSVNFKEHPYTPVSCQNCYEDRADKLIIWEPFPTGRAANLSLGMTTTPLPLHLAVQRSIGSCLCAKHANTVTRSRPYRVVSSGESLNLQLIVDNAHAAASYFKNPSPLFEARYEFVHGPLCGPAVLAAASDGEIVYPHLEALGYTEPPKRIQCIWDLEIEEKRDIWLHFDSIKFASRHCDDGNIQIYLPGRIEPYLSVCGENVSLARELPILSAGELGFESLDDPLVMEKEKTRSIRIVFIGSASPARAAFKIAWTGLYHLPKNSDGTLMTSRLTDSGSYSSDGHNCDFICPGEEALCIPASLICNGVVNCPNVTSGERRYWTAEEKRAREAYSEDSLRRLGYLDALTGELGKLHDEAPELCTGAHMAGSGDWMAPALGAALAIAISVCALGAAWRLCCRKRSPDEESLDY, from the exons ATTCAAAACGTGATCATTGCAACAAGACTGTGGAAATCTATGAAGATGTGTCGTCACCTCCGGTCACGCCGGAAAACTTCGGACGTCCACTCACGTGTACATATAG GTTTCGAGCATTTCGAGGGTCACCAAAAGACTGGATTCTACGAATACGTTTCAAGAAGTTCAAAGTCGGCACTTTAATTAATGGGACTACATGCCATAAGGGATATATGCAG ATAGTTGACGGCAATGCAAAGACAGACGTCTCAAACCGCAAGGAGCCGGGTCTCTTCTGTGGCGAGATAGAACAACCGCAAACTTTCATATCGGAGACAAACTTCGTCAAAATTGTCTTCCATGCGGATAACTTTACAGATCAGACTTACTTTAGCTTTGATTCTAG GGCGGAGCAGCAATTTGAAGTATATCTGAGATATGGACAACATCCGGAGTTATATCCTAACCGTAGAGGGGAAGTTGTTGCTGG ATCATACTGTGAGCGGGTCTTCAGGGACTGTCGACTTCAGACGTGCTACGTGCAGTCAGCCGCCTACCCAGGGGTATATCCTAGGAATCTGCACTGCAG ATACCACTTAAACACGCGACTTCCATATATAAAGTTGTACATAGAGAATGAGGAGTTCAACATAGATGGTCAGAGATGCGAGAATATAATGACCTGTCCCATGAGGCCTATAACCTCCG GTTCGGAAAACTGTCCATATGATTACATAAGGATTTATGACGGAAAAGACGAGTCGGCTTCTGTGATTGGTACTTTCTGCGGTATGGGCAAGTTCCCATACTCCATAATTGGGACATCACAAGACCTATTTGTGGAGTTCGTTAGTTCACCAGCAG GTCCCTTATTGAACACTGGCTTCCATTTCAACGTGGGGAACTGGCCAGGTCACGTGGAAGCCCCAGGATCGAAGATCGGAAACTGTGACTGGCTCCTCACAGCGGAGTCCCTGAAGAGATCTGGCGACACTGAAGGGATCTTTCTCTCCGTGGCCCACTGGTATCCTCCTCACACGTCCTGCACATATCTGATGCAAGGTTTCCCCGGACAAGTAGTTAGGCTCTATTTCCCAAG cTTTCGGATTAATCGCATAGAATCGCCAATAGTTCCATGGACGGGTGACTGTGGTGAGTCTCTCACTCTGTATGATGCAGCACGTCCTGATGATGCGAAGATTATCAAGACCTTCTGCGACACCTTTAGCAGGCCAATGGAGAAGCATGACTTTGTATCTACTGGAAATGCTATGTTTGTCAGATTTGAAAGCAAGACTGGTAGTTACAGTGG GTCGTCCCTCTACTACTGGGCTCACTACGATTTTTTCAACAACACACGCTTCGGTGAGCCAGTAAGCGGAACTGCGTGTGATGAAGTAATTGCCTCCTGGAAGCAACGAGCTGGCAGACTCCGTTCACCACTCAACACATTAGTATACAAACAGGCTCCACCGGGAGAAGACGTCCATTGTTTGTATAGATTTGTCACAGACAAGAGAATCTATGCGAGAGTTATTGTAACTATATTGAGCGTGAATTTTAAG GAACATCCTTACACACCCGTTTCGTGTCAGAATTGCTACGAAGACAGAGCTGACAAGTTAATCATCTGGGAACCATTCCCCACTGGCAGGGCTGCCAACCTTTCACTCGGAATGACGACAACACCCCTTCCCCTACACTTGGCTGTCCAACGCTCCATCGGCTCCTGTTTATGCGCGAAACACGCAAACACTGTAACCCGTTCCAGGCCGTATAGGGTTGTGTCATCTGGAGAATCGCTCAATTTACAATTGATCGTTGACAACGCGCATGCTGCCGcttcctattttaaaaatccttcCCCACTCTTCGAAGCCAGATATGAGTTTGTTCACGGACCCCTCTGTGGACCAGCGGTGTTAGCCGCTGCCTCAGATGGCGAAATCGTGTACCCACATCTAGAAGCATTGGGCTATACGGAACCACCAAAGAGGATCCAATGTATTTGGGATCTTGAAATAGAAGAGAAAAGGGATATTTGGTTACATTTCGATAGCATCAAATTTGCGTCGAGACACTGTGATGATGGAAACATACAGATATATCTACCTGGAAGGATAGAACCCTACCTATCGGTTTGTGGAGAAAATGTTTCGTTAGCTCGCGAACTACCCATACTTTCGGCTGGTGAACTTGGTTTCGAATCTTTAGACGATCCCCTGGTTATGGAAAAAGAGAAGACAAGGTCTATCCGAATCGTATTTATTGGAAGTGCATCACCAGCACGTGCAGCTTTCAAAATTGCTTGGACTGGTTTGTACCATTTACCCAAAAACTCCGATGGGACACTAATGACGTCACGTCTGACTGATAGCGGCTCATATTCATCTGACGGACACAATTGTGATTTCATATGTCCCGGAGAAGAAGCACTGTGTATTCCTGCCAGTTTAATATGTAATGGAGTCGTGAATTGCCCAAATGTAACCAGTGGTGAGAGAAGGTATTGGACGGCTGAAGAAAAACGCGCGAGGGAAGCTTATTCAGAAGATAGCTTGCGCAGACTTGGGTATTTGGATGCATTGACTGGAGAATTGGGGAAGCTACATGATGAAGCTCCAGAACTATGTACAGGAGCGCATATGGCTGGGAGCGGAGATTGGATGGCACCTGCATTAGGAGCGGCACTAGCAATCGCGATTAGCGTTTGTGCTCTTGGCGCTGCTTGGCGACTCTGTTGCCGCAAGCGCTCCCCAGACGAGGAGTCCTTGGATTACTGA